In Vibrio alginolyticus NBRC 15630 = ATCC 17749, the sequence CGCATTACCCAAACTGAAAGACACCTGACCGAACGTCATTGTGATGAGGCCAAACAGAATACCCAAAATAAAGAAGCTACAAAAAGCGAGCAAATCGGCCATTTGACTGTGGATCGAGATGAAACCGATTTTTTCCGCCAGTCCATGTACTCGGCTTTTCTCGCCGCTCACTTGAAGGACGTCCCCTTTAGCGAGCACAATGTCTAAGTCCATAGGCATTTCAATCTGAGCGCGAACTACGCGGTTTAAGAAACAGCCAAACTCAGACAAATTCAAATCCGATAAACGCTTACCAGCGATTGCGTCACTTTTTACGACGATTTCTTCTTCAACGATGCGTAAATCAAGCAAGTTACGGTCGAATACTTCTTTACCATTACGGAAGCTAGGGTCTAAGCGAGCATGGCTGTCAGGGAAGCCAACCAGTGCAATTTCATCTCCCTCTTGCAAGATAGCATCACCATCTGGGTGGGCGAGAATACCATTGCGACGGATTCGTTCAATGTAACAGCCAGTTTGACGATAAATACCCAGTTCTCGCAAGTTTTTACCATCAGTCCAGTCAATTAGCTCTGGGCCCACTCGGTAAGCTCGAATAATGGGTAAATACACTTTTCTCTGGCTTGAATTTCCAAGGCCACGCTCTTGTGCGATTTGCTGCGCGGAATCAGAAAGGTTTTGTTTTTGCAGTTTTGGCAACAATTTAGCAAACATGATCATGCTAATTAAGCCGACCAGATAAGCCATCGCGTAGCCTACGGATAGATTTTCTAATACCAGAGAAAATTCCATATTCCGCGGTATAGTCGCAAGGCCAGAGTTAAGAGCATCTTGTGCACCAACCAGTACTGGCGTTGCGGTCAATGCGCCTGCCATCATACCGGCGGATAAGCCAAAATCGAGGCCGAAATAGTGACTCAAACCATACGTTAAGCTGACCGCAGACACGAGAACAGTCATGCTTAAAATAAAATAATGCTTACCATCTCTGAAGAATATACCAAAAAAGTTTGGTCCAGCTTCAATGCCAACGCAGTAGATAAACAGCATAAAGCCAATGGTTAAAGCTTCTGCATTAAATGAGAAACCAAGGTGGCCCATTACCAAAGAGGTAATAAGAACGCCAATAGAGTTGCCTAATTGTAATTTGCCAAATCGAATTTTTCCGATGGCAAGGCCAATGGCTAATACGACGAAGATTAGAAGGATAGGGTTTTGCTCGAGAAGGTATACGACGTCTATGTTCACTGTGTGGCTCGGTAGAGTGTGTGCCAAAAAAGATTAAGAACTGTGAATTGTAACTAAATATAGCAAAAAGATAAGTGAATTTTTTTAGGTTTTACCATTAGTTGACTTAACGTAATAACCAGCTGAAAAATAATAAAAAAGCCGCATGAAGCGGCTTTTTTGAAAACAGTCTTTATTACTCGTCAAATAGACCTAGGTGCTCTTTCGCGTATGCTTCGAACTCGTCGCAGCCACCGATGTGCTCTTGGTCGATAAAGATCTGAGGAACGGTTTCAACTGGTTTACCAACTGTTTTCTCAAGATCTGCTTTAGAAATACCTTCAGCGTGAATATCAACGTAACGGTAGTTGAAGTCATCACGTTTTGCTTTTAGCGTTTCTGCGTGCTCTTTTGCACGAACACAGAAAGGACATGCAGGGCGACCAAAGATAACAACGAACATAATCTTATTTCTCCTAAATCTATTCTTTTTTGAAAGCGTACAAAACATAGCGGCTGAGTGCGCTTTCTTTTGTTGGAGTAACTATGCCCGATCCAGATACGGAAATAAAGCGGCAATTACCTCTTGGTTCTATAGGTGAAATCTATCGAATAAAAACTAAACGCACGTGCTTATTTTACGACTCTGAAGTATGTGAAGTGACGCATAAAAAACATACATTCTAAAGGGTTAATGATGGCAAGGTGGAATTGGTCAATTTTTTTTGTTTAAAAAAATAGCAATCTATTTTGGCTATACGCAAATAACTTCAACTCTTACATAAGTGTTAAATCAGAGGGCGAGAGGTTATTTGGGTATATTCTTTTGGGAGGGTGTGTATGTTTCAGTTTATGACTGCAACAAGGATTATATTTGGTGAAGGTGCACTTCAATCTTCATTATCCGTTATTAACCAATTTGGCTACAGTGTTTTGCTGGTTACTGGGCAGGATACCCAACGAGCCGCCCCCATTATCCAATATCTTAAAGCTCAAAATATGCGTTACCAGCACGTAGCTATCGTTGGTGAACCATACATCACGATGGTAGAAGAGACCGCAGTGCTCGGTAGAAAATTCCAACCTGATATGGTGGTTGCGATAGGTGGTGGCAGCGTCATCGATATGGGCAAAGCCTTAGCTGCCATTATTCCCAATCAAGGCAATGTTTACGATTACGTAGAAGTGGTAGGAAGAAGCGTCCCTTTAAAAGCAAAGCCTCTTCATTTTATTGCAATTCCTACGACAGCAAGCACCGGTTCAGAAGTGACCAGAAATGCTGTGCTGAAATCTGGACAAGATAAAGTGAAAGTGAGT encodes:
- a CDS encoding aspartate:alanine antiporter, with amino-acid sequence MNIDVVYLLEQNPILLIFVVLAIGLAIGKIRFGKLQLGNSIGVLITSLVMGHLGFSFNAEALTIGFMLFIYCVGIEAGPNFFGIFFRDGKHYFILSMTVLVSAVSLTYGLSHYFGLDFGLSAGMMAGALTATPVLVGAQDALNSGLATIPRNMEFSLVLENLSVGYAMAYLVGLISMIMFAKLLPKLQKQNLSDSAQQIAQERGLGNSSQRKVYLPIIRAYRVGPELIDWTDGKNLRELGIYRQTGCYIERIRRNGILAHPDGDAILQEGDEIALVGFPDSHARLDPSFRNGKEVFDRNLLDLRIVEEEIVVKSDAIAGKRLSDLNLSEFGCFLNRVVRAQIEMPMDLDIVLAKGDVLQVSGEKSRVHGLAEKIGFISIHSQMADLLAFCSFFILGILFGLITMTFGQVSFSLGNAVGLLLSGITLGFLRANHPTFGYVPQGALNMVKDLGLMFFMVGIGLSAGGKMFEHLTQVGPKVIGLAFIVSVVPVVLAYLVGAHVLKMNRALLFGAIIGARTCAPAMDVVNDYAKSTIPALGYAGTYAIANILMTLAGTILIILS
- a CDS encoding GrxA family glutaredoxin, whose product is MFVVIFGRPACPFCVRAKEHAETLKAKRDDFNYRYVDIHAEGISKADLEKTVGKPVETVPQIFIDQEHIGGCDEFEAYAKEHLGLFDE